One part of the Sphingopyxis sp. PAMC25046 genome encodes these proteins:
- the katG gene encoding catalase/peroxidase HPI has translation MNDPTPIDSAGGCPVHQPGGVRALLGRTNKDWWPEMLATEILNPNGASNPMGDDFDYAEAFKSLDYAALKQDLHALMTDSQDWWPADYGHYGPFFIRMAWHAAGTYRTADGRGGANSGQQRFAPLDSWPDNGNLDKARRLLWPIKQKYGSKISWADLFILTGNVAIESMGGPVFGFGGGRADVYEPERDIYWGSEDKWVNEGVQTRIAPEHGMHELEGPLAAIQMGLIYVNPEGPGGNPDPLQSARDMKATFERMAMNHEETVALTAGGHTFGKAHGNGDPSTLGHAPAGGDLVAQGFGWVSGEEHGGRGEHTVTSGIEGSWVNTPTEWSENYFRLLLDYDYELVRSPAGAQQWQPVNQKEEDMAPAAWDSSKKVPTMMTTADMALKMDPEFRAISEKFRNDHEAFKDAFARAWFKLTHRDMGPKVRYLGPDVPEEDLIWQDPVPAGTTPSDADVSAVKAKIADSGLTVSQLIKTAWASAGTYRKSDHRGGANGARVALAPQKDWEVNEPEMLAKVIDTLNGLRGSMSLADAIVLGGVVGLEKAIKDAGFSVAVPFAGGRGDATQEQTDAESFAVMEPEADAFRNYVGKKKLAVKVEEMMLDRASLLGLSVPEMTVLVGGLRVLGANHGERGHGHFTKRSGQLTNDFFVNLLDMTSVWKAVDGSDDQEYVATDRKGGGETWRATRADLIFGSNSELRAVAEVYAQSDNGEKFVTDFVKAWTKVMNADRFDLA, from the coding sequence ATGAACGACCCGACCCCCATCGATTCCGCCGGCGGCTGCCCGGTCCACCAGCCCGGGGGCGTCCGTGCGCTGCTCGGCCGCACCAACAAGGACTGGTGGCCCGAAATGCTGGCGACCGAGATCCTCAACCCCAACGGCGCGTCCAACCCGATGGGCGACGATTTCGACTATGCCGAAGCGTTCAAGTCGCTCGACTATGCGGCGCTGAAGCAGGATCTCCACGCGCTGATGACCGACAGCCAGGACTGGTGGCCGGCCGATTACGGGCATTATGGCCCGTTCTTCATCCGCATGGCGTGGCACGCGGCCGGCACCTATCGCACCGCCGACGGGCGCGGCGGCGCCAATAGCGGGCAACAGCGCTTCGCCCCGCTTGACAGCTGGCCCGACAACGGAAATCTCGACAAGGCGCGCCGCCTGCTCTGGCCGATCAAGCAGAAATACGGCAGCAAGATCAGCTGGGCCGACCTGTTCATCCTCACCGGCAATGTCGCGATCGAAAGCATGGGCGGGCCGGTGTTCGGTTTCGGCGGCGGCCGCGCCGACGTCTATGAGCCCGAACGCGACATCTATTGGGGCAGCGAGGACAAATGGGTGAATGAGGGCGTGCAGACCCGCATCGCTCCCGAACATGGCATGCACGAGCTCGAAGGCCCGCTCGCCGCGATCCAGATGGGCCTGATCTACGTCAATCCCGAAGGTCCCGGCGGCAATCCCGACCCGCTCCAGTCGGCGCGCGACATGAAGGCGACGTTCGAGCGCATGGCGATGAACCACGAGGAAACCGTCGCGCTCACCGCCGGCGGCCACACCTTCGGCAAGGCGCACGGCAATGGCGATCCCTCGACGCTCGGCCACGCCCCGGCGGGCGGCGATCTCGTCGCGCAGGGCTTTGGCTGGGTCAGCGGCGAGGAACATGGCGGCCGCGGCGAGCACACCGTCACCAGCGGGATCGAGGGTTCGTGGGTCAACACGCCGACCGAATGGAGCGAGAACTATTTCCGCCTCCTGCTCGACTATGACTATGAACTGGTCCGCTCGCCCGCGGGCGCGCAGCAGTGGCAGCCGGTGAACCAGAAGGAAGAGGACATGGCCCCCGCGGCCTGGGACTCGTCCAAGAAGGTTCCGACGATGATGACCACCGCCGACATGGCGCTCAAGATGGACCCGGAATTCCGCGCGATCAGCGAGAAGTTCCGCAACGATCACGAAGCGTTCAAGGACGCCTTCGCCCGTGCCTGGTTCAAGCTGACCCATCGCGACATGGGGCCCAAGGTCCGCTATCTCGGCCCCGACGTTCCCGAGGAAGACCTGATCTGGCAGGACCCGGTCCCCGCCGGCACCACGCCATCGGACGCCGACGTCAGCGCGGTCAAGGCCAAGATCGCGGATAGCGGCCTCACCGTCAGCCAGTTGATCAAGACCGCCTGGGCCTCGGCCGGTACCTATCGCAAGTCCGACCATCGCGGCGGCGCCAACGGCGCGCGCGTCGCACTGGCCCCGCAAAAGGATTGGGAAGTCAACGAGCCCGAGATGCTCGCCAAGGTGATCGACACGCTCAACGGCCTGCGCGGCTCGATGAGCCTCGCCGACGCGATCGTGCTCGGCGGCGTGGTCGGGCTGGAAAAGGCGATCAAGGATGCCGGGTTCAGCGTTGCGGTCCCCTTCGCCGGCGGTCGCGGCGACGCGACGCAGGAGCAGACCGACGCAGAAAGCTTTGCGGTGATGGAGCCCGAGGCCGACGCCTTCCGCAACTATGTCGGCAAGAAGAAGCTCGCGGTGAAGGTCGAGGAGATGATGCTCGACCGCGCCTCGCTGCTCGGCCTCTCGGTCCCCGAGATGACCGTGCTGGTCGGCGGGCTGCGCGTGCTCGGCGCCAACCATGGCGAGCGCGGCCACGGCCACTTCACCAAACGGTCGGGGCAGCTGACCAACGACTTTTTCGTCAACCTGCTCGACATGACCAGTGTGTGGAAGGCCGTCGACGGATCGGACGACCAGGAATATGTCGCGACCGACCGCAAGGGCGGCGGAGAGACATGGCGCGCAACGCGGGCCGACCTGATCTTTGGCTCGAATTCGGAACTGCGTGCGGTGGCCGAAGTCTATGCGCAGTCTGACAATGGCGAAAAGTTCGTTACCGATTTCGTCAAGGCGTGGACCAAGGTGATGAACGCCGACCGCTTCGACCTCGCCTGA
- a CDS encoding septation protein IspZ, which produces MKTLLYAIGPMLFDSLGILVFAVLLVAGAGIVPATIAGTVVALGVVGYELARGKKVAALQWISLASVLFTAAATLFTGDPRFVMAKPTIVYLIVGSVMLRKGWLGRYIPPEQLAIVGDVMDRFGMIWAALMFTSAALNLVIALFFTAWWPLFIGIFPLASKFGLFAVHIAVVHYITQARLRRRASGELQPLAAE; this is translated from the coding sequence ATGAAAACCTTGCTCTATGCCATCGGGCCGATGCTGTTCGACTCGCTCGGCATCCTCGTCTTTGCAGTGCTGCTGGTCGCCGGTGCAGGGATCGTGCCCGCGACGATCGCGGGCACCGTCGTCGCGCTCGGGGTCGTCGGTTACGAACTCGCGCGCGGCAAAAAGGTCGCGGCGCTGCAATGGATCAGCCTCGCCTCGGTGCTCTTCACCGCCGCAGCGACCTTGTTCACGGGCGATCCACGCTTCGTGATGGCAAAGCCGACGATCGTCTATCTGATCGTCGGCAGCGTGATGCTGCGCAAGGGCTGGCTGGGCCGCTATATCCCGCCCGAGCAGCTCGCGATCGTCGGCGACGTCATGGATCGTTTCGGGATGATCTGGGCGGCGCTGATGTTCACCAGCGCGGCGCTGAACCTCGTCATCGCGCTCTTCTTCACCGCCTGGTGGCCGCTGTTCATCGGTATCTTTCCATTGGCGTCGAAATTCGGCCTGTTCGCGGTCCACATCGCTGTCGTGCATTACATCACGCAGGCGCGGCTGCGCCGCCGCGCGAGCGGCGAATTGCAGCCGCTCGCGGCGGAGTAA
- a CDS encoding aspartate kinase — MARIVMKFGGTSMAGTERIRTVAKLVAREVAQGNEVAVVVSAMAGETDRLVNFCREANPRYDPAEYDVVVAAGEQITSGLLALTLQAMGVPARSWLGWQLPIRTEEAHARARIIDIDTGALTAAMGRGEVAVIPGFQGMMDDGRVATLGRGGSDTSAVAVAAAVKAERCDIYTDVDGVYTTDPRIVARARKLDYVTYEEMLELASVGAKVLQTRSVGLAMKMGVRVQVLSSFVEGDEAPAKGTMIVSDEEIEEHQMERQLITGIAHDKNEAKIIVTRVPDKPGAVANIFGPLAASGINVDMIIQNVGREKGETDVTFTVPATDLLRSIDLLEGAKDKIGFNRIISDDKVAKISVVGVGMKSHAGVASTMFRALADRGINIQAISTSEIKVSVLIDEDETELAVRVLHTAYGLDAE; from the coding sequence ATGGCGCGGATCGTGATGAAATTCGGGGGCACGTCGATGGCGGGCACCGAGCGGATTCGCACCGTGGCGAAGCTCGTCGCGCGCGAAGTGGCGCAAGGAAACGAGGTCGCGGTCGTCGTGTCGGCGATGGCGGGCGAGACCGACCGCCTCGTCAATTTCTGCCGCGAGGCGAACCCGCGCTATGACCCCGCCGAATATGACGTCGTCGTCGCGGCGGGCGAACAGATCACATCGGGGCTGCTCGCGCTGACCTTGCAGGCGATGGGTGTCCCCGCGCGCAGCTGGCTCGGCTGGCAGCTTCCGATCCGCACCGAGGAAGCGCACGCCCGCGCGCGTATCATCGACATCGACACCGGCGCGCTGACCGCCGCGATGGGACGCGGCGAGGTCGCGGTGATCCCCGGCTTCCAGGGCATGATGGACGACGGCCGCGTCGCGACGCTTGGCCGGGGCGGATCGGACACCAGTGCGGTCGCGGTCGCCGCCGCCGTGAAGGCCGAGCGCTGCGACATCTATACCGACGTCGACGGCGTCTACACCACCGATCCGCGCATCGTCGCGCGTGCGCGCAAGCTCGATTATGTCACCTATGAGGAAATGCTCGAACTCGCGAGCGTCGGCGCCAAGGTGCTCCAGACGCGCTCGGTCGGGCTCGCAATGAAGATGGGCGTGCGCGTGCAGGTGCTCTCCAGCTTCGTCGAGGGCGACGAGGCTCCCGCAAAAGGCACGATGATCGTCAGCGACGAGGAAATAGAGGAACATCAGATGGAACGGCAGCTGATCACCGGCATCGCCCACGACAAGAATGAAGCGAAGATCATCGTCACGCGCGTGCCCGACAAGCCCGGCGCGGTCGCGAACATCTTCGGCCCGCTCGCGGCGTCAGGCATCAACGTCGACATGATCATCCAGAACGTCGGCCGCGAAAAAGGCGAAACCGACGTGACCTTCACCGTTCCCGCCACCGACCTCCTCCGCTCGATCGACCTGCTCGAAGGCGCGAAGGACAAGATCGGTTTCAACCGCATCATCAGCGACGACAAGGTCGCGAAGATCAGCGTCGTCGGCGTCGGCATGAAGAGCCACGCGGGCGTCGCGAGCACGATGTTCCGCGCGCTGGCCGACCGCGGCATCAACATCCAGGCGATCTCGACCAGCGAGATCAAGGTCAGCGTGCTGATCGACGAGGACGAAACCGAACTTGCGGTGCGCGTGCTGCACACCGCCTACGGGCTCGACGCCGAATAA
- the ubiG gene encoding bifunctional 2-polyprenyl-6-hydroxyphenol methylase/3-demethylubiquinol 3-O-methyltransferase UbiG produces the protein MSAATINPNEAAHFGALAADWWDPHGSSAMLHKLNPVRLAYIRDQIDAHWQVDARERHALAGRSALDVGCGAGLLAEPLARMGAKVTGVDAAPENIAAARDHAAGQGLSITYFAGELSALPPATFDLVTSMEVVEHVTDPAAFIGELAARLAPGGLMILSTPNRTMLSKLLLVEAAERIGAVPRGTHDWDQFLKPGELTKLLEGAGLEVLDRIGLSPSAAKGFKLGGSEALNYLVAARHAG, from the coding sequence ATGAGCGCCGCGACGATCAATCCGAATGAAGCCGCCCATTTCGGCGCGCTTGCCGCCGACTGGTGGGACCCGCACGGCTCGTCGGCGATGCTGCACAAGCTCAATCCGGTGCGGCTTGCCTATATCCGCGATCAGATCGACGCGCATTGGCAGGTCGATGCGCGCGAGCGTCATGCGCTTGCCGGGCGCAGCGCGCTCGACGTTGGCTGCGGTGCGGGGCTGCTCGCCGAGCCGCTCGCGCGAATGGGCGCGAAGGTCACCGGCGTCGATGCGGCGCCCGAAAATATCGCCGCGGCGCGCGATCATGCGGCGGGACAGGGGCTTTCGATCACCTATTTCGCGGGTGAACTGTCCGCGCTGCCGCCTGCGACCTTCGATCTTGTCACCTCGATGGAGGTCGTCGAGCATGTCACCGATCCGGCGGCCTTCATCGGCGAACTCGCAGCGCGGCTTGCGCCCGGCGGGCTTATGATCCTGTCTACACCCAACCGCACGATGCTGTCGAAGCTGCTGCTCGTCGAGGCGGCCGAACGTATCGGTGCGGTGCCGCGCGGGACGCACGACTGGGATCAGTTTCTGAAGCCCGGGGAACTGACCAAATTGCTCGAAGGCGCGGGGCTGGAAGTGCTCGACCGTATCGGCCTGTCGCCGTCGGCTGCCAAGGGCTTCAAGCTCGGCGGCAGCGAGGCGCTCAACTATCTGGTTGCCGCGAGGCACGCGGGGTGA
- a CDS encoding YdeI/OmpD-associated family protein, protein MSRDPRVDDYIAKRQPFAQPILNHLRELVHEYAPGVEETLKWGVPHFVLNGQNLAGMAAFKEHATFGFWRDEEVTGAPRDTGAMGSMGRLASLADLPGDKQMADYIRKAAALCAEGKPKRAAPKPKAALDLPDDLGAALKANAAAQGHWDAFSPGKRRDYIEWVLEAKREETRVKRIETIVAQVAEGKDRNWKYKGC, encoded by the coding sequence GTGAGCCGCGACCCGCGCGTCGACGATTATATCGCGAAGCGGCAGCCCTTCGCCCAGCCGATACTGAACCATTTGCGCGAACTGGTGCATGAATATGCGCCCGGTGTGGAAGAAACGCTGAAATGGGGCGTGCCGCATTTCGTGCTGAACGGCCAGAATCTGGCGGGCATGGCGGCGTTCAAGGAACATGCAACCTTCGGCTTCTGGCGCGACGAGGAGGTGACGGGCGCGCCGCGCGATACCGGCGCGATGGGGAGCATGGGGCGCCTGGCCTCGCTCGCCGACCTGCCGGGTGACAAGCAGATGGCGGACTATATCCGAAAGGCGGCCGCGCTTTGCGCCGAAGGCAAACCCAAGCGCGCGGCGCCGAAACCCAAAGCCGCGCTCGACCTGCCCGATGATCTCGGCGCGGCGCTGAAAGCCAATGCCGCGGCACAAGGCCATTGGGACGCCTTCTCGCCCGGCAAGCGCCGCGACTATATCGAATGGGTGCTCGAGGCGAAGCGCGAGGAAACGCGCGTCAAGCGCATCGAAACGATCGTCGCGCAGGTCGCTGAGGGCAAGGATCGGAACTGGAAATATAAGGGCTGCTGA
- a CDS encoding glutathione S-transferase family protein gives MWQLYQFPLCPFSRKVRLLLGEKGVGYELVRESPWERRDEFIDLNPAGRTPVMVDQARGQVLIDSMAIAEYFEETVEGKAMINGTAANRAEIRRLTAWFDHDFYYEVTGPLLFERMQKRIVHRQPPDGGALREAMKAANNHLDYVDYLIDHRTWLAGATMSLADLAAAAHISVADYLGGIDWTGHEQTKGWYSGLKSRPSFRPLLAERMEIVTPPKYYEDVDF, from the coding sequence ATGTGGCAACTCTATCAATTCCCGCTCTGTCCCTTTTCGCGCAAGGTCCGCCTTTTGCTGGGCGAAAAGGGCGTGGGTTACGAATTGGTGCGCGAATCGCCGTGGGAGCGCCGCGACGAATTCATCGATCTCAACCCGGCGGGCCGCACCCCGGTGATGGTCGATCAGGCGCGCGGACAGGTGCTGATCGACAGCATGGCGATCGCCGAATATTTCGAGGAAACCGTCGAAGGCAAGGCGATGATCAACGGCACGGCGGCGAACCGCGCCGAGATCCGCCGACTGACCGCGTGGTTCGATCACGACTTCTATTATGAAGTCACCGGCCCCTTGCTGTTCGAGCGGATGCAGAAGCGCATCGTCCACCGCCAGCCGCCCGACGGCGGCGCGCTGCGCGAAGCGATGAAGGCGGCGAACAACCATCTCGATTATGTCGACTATCTGATCGACCACCGCACCTGGCTGGCGGGCGCGACGATGAGCCTCGCCGACTTGGCCGCCGCGGCGCATATCTCGGTCGCCGACTATCTCGGTGGCATCGACTGGACGGGGCACGAACAGACCAAGGGTTGGTATTCGGGGCTGAAATCGCGGCCGAGCTTTCGCCCCTTGCTGGCCGAGCGAATGGAAATCGTGACGCCGCCGAAATATTATGAGGACGTCGACTTTTGA
- the gltB gene encoding glutamate synthase large subunit has protein sequence MMTHYPTPDHARLAAEGMYRPDLESDACGVGMVAATDGKPSRRVVEAAIEALRAVWHRGAVDADGKTGDGAGIHVDLPVRFFDDAIAASGHRVRPNRLAVGMVFLPRTDLGAQEECRTIVEAEIIDAGFTIYGWRQVPVDVSVIGDKAQRTRPEIEQIMIAGPMPDEASIDEFEKQLYLVRRRIEKKVIAAQIADFYVCSLSARSIIYKGLFLAESLADFFPDLTNKLFESRVAIFHQRYSTNTFPQWWLAQPFRCLAHNGEINTIRGNKNWMKSHEIKMASLAFGEHSEDIKPVIPAGASDTAALDAVFEALCRAGRDAPTAKLILVPEAWTTECDVPDNHRAMYSYLASVMEPWDGPAALAMTDGRWAVAGMDRNALRPLRYTLTADNLLVVGSESGMVLLPEASVRKKGRLGPGQMIAVDLDEGTLYEDLAIKDKIADAADYASRVKGFRTMADLPKGGKSSLPAWDRQELLRRQVAAGLTMEDMELILSPMVEDAKEAIGSMGDDTPLAVISDKPRHVAQFFRQNFSQVTNPPIDSLRERHVMSLKTRFANLANILDEKGQSDHVLVIDSPVLVGEDWDRLRAYFGDAVADIDCTFAAGGDASTLREAIARVRREAEDAVRAGRSELFLSDQNIGEGRVGMAMVLAAAAVHTHLVRKGLRSYASINVRSAEVLDTHAFAVLVGVGATTVHAYLAEAAIADRQARGLFGELNLDECRQRFRKAIDDGLLKILAKMGIAVISSYRGGYNFEAVGLSRALVNDLFPGMPAKISGEGYQSLFINATEKHEAAFDARVTTLPIGGFYRQRAGGEAHAYSAQLMHLLQTAVATDSYSTYLQFARGVADLPPIYLRDLMEFNYPAQGVALDSVEAITEIRKRFVTPGMSLGALSPEAHETLAIAMNRIGAKAVSGEGGEASERYRPYASGDNANSNIKQIASGRFGVTAEYLGACDEIEIKVAQGAKPGEGGQLPGFKVTEFIARLRHATPGVTLISPPPHHDIYSIEDLAQLIYDLKQINPKARVCVKLVSSAGIGTVAAGVAKAHADVILVAGNTGGTGASPQTSVKYAGTPWEMGLSEVNQVLTLNGLRHRIRLRTDGGLKTGRDIVIAAILGAEEFGIGTLSLVAMGCIMVRQCHSNTCPVGVCTQDEKLRQKFTGSPEKVINLMTFIAEEVREILAKLGVTSLDEVIGRTELLRQVSRGAEHLDDLDLNPILAKVDAPDDQRRSQGPSFRNPVPDSLDAQILSDAKPLFERGERMQLTYNVRNTHRAVGTRLSAEVTARFGMKGLADDHVQVRLRGTAGQSLGAFLCQGVTLEVFGDANDYVGKGLSGGRIIVRPTVSSPLVSQHNSIVGNTVLYGATAGTLLAAGQAGERFAVRNSGARVVVEGCGANGCEYMTGGTAVILGPVGSNFGAGMTGGMAFILDTDEQFERRVNGESIVWQRLASGHWEAVLKELVEEHAKATGSKWSAEVLADWDRWRTRFWQVCPKEMLSRLTHSLNEEEVEVVAAE, from the coding sequence ATGATGACCCACTACCCCACCCCCGATCACGCGCGGCTCGCCGCCGAAGGCATGTATCGCCCCGACCTCGAATCCGATGCCTGCGGCGTCGGCATGGTCGCGGCGACCGACGGCAAGCCGTCGCGCCGCGTCGTCGAGGCGGCGATCGAGGCGCTGCGTGCCGTGTGGCACCGCGGCGCGGTCGACGCCGACGGCAAGACCGGGGACGGGGCGGGCATCCATGTCGACCTGCCCGTCCGCTTCTTCGACGATGCGATCGCTGCGTCGGGGCACAGGGTGCGCCCGAACCGCCTCGCCGTCGGCATGGTCTTCCTGCCGCGCACCGATCTGGGCGCGCAGGAGGAATGCCGCACGATCGTCGAGGCCGAGATCATCGACGCGGGTTTCACCATCTATGGCTGGCGCCAGGTACCGGTCGACGTCTCTGTGATCGGCGACAAGGCGCAGCGCACGCGCCCCGAGATCGAGCAGATCATGATCGCGGGGCCGATGCCCGACGAAGCGTCGATCGACGAGTTCGAAAAGCAGCTCTACCTCGTCCGCCGCCGGATCGAGAAGAAGGTGATCGCGGCGCAGATCGCCGACTTTTACGTGTGCAGCCTGTCGGCGCGCTCGATCATCTACAAGGGCCTGTTCCTCGCCGAGAGCCTCGCGGACTTCTTCCCCGACCTCACGAACAAATTGTTCGAGAGCCGCGTCGCGATATTCCACCAGCGCTATTCGACGAACACCTTCCCGCAATGGTGGCTCGCGCAGCCGTTCCGCTGCCTCGCCCATAATGGCGAGATCAACACGATCCGCGGCAACAAGAACTGGATGAAGAGTCACGAGATCAAGATGGCGAGCCTCGCCTTTGGCGAGCATTCGGAAGACATCAAGCCGGTGATCCCGGCGGGGGCGTCGGACACCGCCGCGCTCGACGCGGTGTTCGAGGCGCTGTGTCGCGCCGGCCGCGATGCGCCGACCGCAAAGTTGATCCTCGTGCCTGAGGCGTGGACGACCGAGTGTGACGTCCCCGACAACCACCGCGCGATGTATTCGTACCTCGCGAGCGTGATGGAGCCGTGGGACGGCCCCGCCGCGCTCGCGATGACCGACGGCCGCTGGGCGGTCGCGGGCATGGATCGCAACGCGCTGCGTCCGCTGCGCTACACGCTGACCGCCGACAATCTGCTCGTTGTCGGGTCCGAAAGCGGGATGGTGCTGCTGCCCGAAGCGAGCGTGCGCAAGAAAGGGCGCCTTGGTCCGGGTCAGATGATCGCGGTCGATCTCGACGAGGGCACGCTCTACGAAGATCTTGCGATCAAGGACAAGATCGCAGACGCTGCCGACTATGCCTCGCGCGTCAAGGGCTTCCGCACGATGGCCGACCTGCCCAAGGGCGGCAAATCGAGCCTGCCCGCATGGGATCGTCAGGAACTCCTCCGTCGTCAGGTGGCCGCCGGGCTCACCATGGAGGATATGGAGCTGATCCTCAGCCCCATGGTCGAGGACGCCAAGGAAGCGATCGGATCGATGGGCGACGACACGCCGCTCGCGGTCATCTCCGACAAGCCGCGTCACGTCGCGCAATTCTTTCGCCAGAATTTCAGCCAGGTCACCAATCCGCCGATCGACAGTCTGCGCGAACGGCATGTGATGAGCCTGAAGACGCGCTTCGCCAACCTTGCGAACATACTCGACGAAAAAGGGCAGAGCGATCATGTGCTCGTGATCGACAGCCCCGTGCTCGTCGGCGAGGATTGGGACCGGCTGCGCGCCTATTTCGGCGATGCGGTCGCCGACATCGACTGCACTTTTGCTGCCGGCGGCGACGCCTCGACGCTGCGCGAGGCGATCGCGCGCGTCCGGCGCGAAGCCGAGGATGCGGTGCGCGCGGGGCGCAGCGAACTCTTCCTCTCCGATCAGAATATCGGCGAAGGGCGCGTCGGCATGGCGATGGTGCTCGCCGCTGCCGCCGTGCACACCCACCTCGTGCGCAAGGGGCTGCGCAGCTATGCCTCGATCAACGTGCGCTCGGCCGAGGTGCTCGACACGCACGCCTTTGCCGTGCTCGTCGGCGTCGGCGCGACCACCGTCCACGCCTATCTGGCCGAAGCGGCGATCGCCGACCGGCAGGCGCGCGGCCTGTTCGGCGAATTGAACCTCGACGAATGCCGCCAGCGTTTCCGCAAGGCGATCGACGACGGCTTGCTCAAAATCCTCGCCAAGATGGGGATCGCGGTGATCTCTTCCTATCGCGGCGGCTATAATTTCGAGGCGGTCGGCCTGAGCCGTGCGCTCGTCAACGATCTTTTCCCCGGCATGCCGGCGAAGATTTCGGGCGAAGGCTATCAATCGCTGTTCATCAACGCGACCGAGAAGCATGAGGCGGCGTTCGATGCGCGCGTCACCACCCTTCCCATCGGCGGTTTCTATCGCCAGCGCGCGGGGGGCGAGGCGCACGCCTATTCGGCGCAGTTGATGCACCTGCTGCAGACCGCGGTCGCGACCGACAGTTACTCGACCTATCTGCAGTTCGCGCGCGGGGTCGCCGACCTGCCGCCGATTTATCTGCGCGATCTGATGGAGTTCAACTATCCGGCACAAGGCGTCGCGCTCGACAGCGTCGAGGCGATCACCGAAATCCGCAAGCGTTTCGTCACCCCGGGGATGTCCTTGGGCGCGCTGTCGCCCGAAGCGCATGAGACGCTGGCGATCGCGATGAACCGCATCGGTGCCAAGGCGGTGTCGGGCGAAGGCGGCGAAGCAAGCGAACGCTATCGCCCCTATGCGAGCGGCGACAATGCCAACAGCAACATCAAGCAGATCGCGAGCGGCCGCTTCGGCGTCACCGCCGAATATCTCGGCGCGTGCGACGAGATCGAGATCAAGGTCGCGCAGGGCGCCAAGCCCGGCGAAGGCGGCCAGCTTCCCGGATTCAAGGTCACCGAGTTCATCGCGCGGCTGCGCCATGCGACGCCGGGCGTAACGCTGATCTCGCCGCCGCCGCATCACGACATCTATTCGATCGAGGATCTGGCGCAGCTCATCTATGATTTAAAGCAGATCAACCCGAAGGCGCGCGTGTGTGTGAAGCTGGTTTCCAGCGCGGGTATCGGTACGGTCGCTGCGGGCGTCGCCAAGGCGCATGCCGACGTCATCCTCGTCGCGGGCAACACCGGCGGCACGGGCGCGTCGCCGCAGACGAGCGTCAAATATGCCGGCACGCCGTGGGAAATGGGGCTCAGCGAAGTCAATCAGGTGCTGACGCTCAACGGCCTTCGCCATCGCATCCGCCTCCGCACCGATGGCGGGCTCAAGACCGGGCGCGATATCGTGATCGCGGCGATTCTCGGCGCCGAAGAATTCGGCATCGGCACGCTCAGCCTCGTCGCGATGGGCTGCATCATGGTGCGCCAGTGCCATTCGAACACCTGCCCCGTCGGCGTTTGCACGCAGGACGAGAAACTGCGGCAAAAGTTCACGGGGTCGCCCGAGAAGGTGATCAACCTGATGACCTTCATCGCCGAGGAAGTGCGCGAAATCCTGGCCAAGCTCGGCGTCACGAGCCTCGACGAAGTGATCGGCCGCACCGAATTGCTGCGTCAGGTCAGCCGCGGCGCCGAGCATCTTGACGACCTCGATCTGAACCCGATCCTCGCCAAGGTCGACGCCCCCGACGATCAGCGCCGGTCGCAGGGCCCAAGCTTCCGCAACCCCGTGCCCGACAGCCTCGACGCGCAGATTTTGAGCGACGCCAAGCCGCTGTTCGAGCGCGGCGAGCGGATGCAGCTCACCTACAACGTCCGCAACACGCACCGCGCGGTCGGCACGCGCCTGTCGGCAGAGGTCACCGCGCGCTTCGGCATGAAGGGGCTCGCCGACGACCATGTGCAGGTGCGCCTGCGCGGCACCGCGGGCCAGTCCTTGGGCGCCTTCCTGTGCCAGGGCGTGACGCTCGAGGTGTTCGGCGACGCCAACGATTATGTCGGCAAGGGTCTGTCGGGCGGGCGCATCATTGTGCGCCCGACCGTGTCGAGCCCGCTCGTCAGCCAGCACAACAGCATCGTCGGCAACACCGTGCTTTATGGCGCGACCGCGGGCACTTTGCTCGCAGCGGGTCAGGCGGGCGAGCGCTTCGCGGTTCGCAATTCGGGCGCGCGCGTTGTCGTCGAGGGCTGCGGCGCGAACGGCTGCGAATATATGACCGGCGGCACCGCGGTGATCCTCGGCCCCGTCGGCTCGAACTTCGGTGCGGGCATGACCGGCGGCATGGCGTTCATCCTCGACACCGACGAGCAGTTCGAGCGCCGCGTGAACGGCGAATCGATCGTCTGGCAGCGACTCGCGAGCGGCCATTGGGAAGCGGTGCTCAAGGAGCTTGTCGAGGAGCATGCCAAGGCGACGGGCAGCAAATGGTCGGCCGAGGTGCTCGCTGACTGGGACCGCTGGCGGACGCGTTTCTGGCAGGTGTGCCCGAAAGAAATGCTGAGCCGCCTGACGCATTCGCTGAACGAAGAAGAGGTCGAGGTCGTCGCAGCCGAATGA